A single region of the Chloroflexota bacterium genome encodes:
- a CDS encoding PRC-barrel domain-containing protein: MRLDLDAKVRASDGHNIGSVDRAIIDPRTNEVTSIVVRTGAIFGRDIMVPREDIERGSQDGDAIRLTLTKDELERLPDFRPEEYGPPPGTWVAPAGYAFPAGSYAYPLAVDPMGMSMPILVPDETVDLEDPDAVTLTKGALVLDRHGDDIGVVDDLRFDADSGRVQGFVLRVGGALRTLFGGGDTVEVSRLQIESVGESIVRLRLAKDEVEAAAAAAAHA, translated from the coding sequence ATGCGACTCGATCTTGATGCGAAGGTTCGCGCCAGCGACGGCCACAACATCGGCAGCGTGGACCGCGCCATCATCGACCCACGAACGAATGAAGTGACCTCGATTGTCGTCCGGACGGGTGCGATCTTCGGGCGCGACATCATGGTGCCGCGCGAGGACATCGAGCGGGGCAGCCAGGACGGCGATGCCATCCGCCTCACGTTGACGAAGGACGAGCTGGAGCGGCTGCCAGACTTCCGGCCGGAAGAGTACGGGCCACCTCCCGGCACCTGGGTTGCGCCGGCTGGCTACGCCTTCCCAGCAGGCAGCTACGCCTACCCACTGGCCGTGGACCCGATGGGCATGTCGATGCCGATCCTGGTCCCGGACGAGACGGTCGATCTGGAGGATCCGGACGCGGTGACCCTCACGAAGGGCGCGCTGGTGCTGGATCGCCACGGCGACGACATCGGCGTGGTGGACGATCTGCGCTTCGATGCGGACAGCGGCCGGGTCCAGGGCTTCGTGCTGCGGGTCGGCGGCGCGCTGCGAACACTGTTCGGCGGTGGCGACACCGTCGAGGTGTCGCGGTTGCAGATCGAGTCGGTTGGCGAGTCGATCGTGCGGCTGCGGCTGGCGAAGGACGAGGTCGAGGCGGCGGCAGCCGCGGCGGCGCACGCCTGA